A part of Entelurus aequoreus isolate RoL-2023_Sb linkage group LG03, RoL_Eaeq_v1.1, whole genome shotgun sequence genomic DNA contains:
- the LOC133646607 gene encoding rho GTPase-activating protein 11A-like isoform X2, with amino-acid sequence MMVEERSAIRRVVVQHLRSTYGIKTKIWNKNKALSCKSTATNSTKVFGVPLASLPYYDMACGCVPSFLVDACMKLQAHVDTEGLFRISGSLVRLKALRAKVDSGEECLSTAFPCDVAGLVKQFFRELPEPVLPTELQEPLLKAQQLRTEEGRNSATMLLSSLLPDRNRSVLRHFFDFLQNVSKRSAENKMDNYNLSVILAPNLLHFGDGTEKMKSNTEKRLKLQTAAVCCFIDYAHDFGDLPQFIEEKVSAMIACESGVLSPVYNELQELDQNSGMSRRHRRSFGVFSFATPVTPTSKRRLPLDSGHSIGFSNKKRRSVMKNLGKDLLPNSLFSGAATPGSAHSASGVLDSSQSTLPSASQPRRQASTSVRSKTRRHSSRPAVNRVESGRASCFSPKVSNKAAPQKSLLLRFSLGKSHKDSGSESTGWRLATQESNTSFCFTKETVFSPSARPTKVDSKSSKFTSKSEDNLLTPKGDTGVCCTSWSVEGPAGAQLFSIGSFTDTPMSVRLKSNCGLNPAIVSSRPLTSSSLPRKLCCASSANSLEGESSVLEALSRNGAAPVKLETILPESAAELSAPPQESDQSSDSVLLPLPNTPTAVTAPHQQLNLTFDIATSSPLHIDSVILESVGSCSPAVSDAQGFFCAAVSLGSSVMTGSDDSAEQIHCSRLIEALDIQSPAHFRLGDSPGLQSTPLADEQCADDMCTTVSAGHHQDLCFAKAGAESPHNLSHHKSRVADHIQHFNTLPLRSPKGTRVQQMNPPLTFKRTPVRQAVHRINSLLGANRRPTRDLKVTTSQGMKAESHESSLSPHPQPLPPKEKIPLVVNGTRPLKKPPPVPPKRRSSWAVKAKAFALGDVTNKVPPKTKVNSSISDPGVQKMVLQQRAEKDVQHYRGSPRNPLNQPRLLSATKPVML; translated from the exons ATGATGGTCGAGGAGAGAAGTGCGATCCGACGAGTGGTTGTGCAACATCTGCGGTCAACATATGGAATCAAGACAAAGATCTGGAACAAAAACAAAGCTCTCAGTTGCAAGTCAACAGCCACAAACTCT ACAAAGGTATTTGGCGTACCTTTGGCAAGCTTGCCATATTACGACATGGCATGTGGGTGTGTGCCAAG CTTTCTGGTGGATGCATGCATGAAGTTACAAGCGCATGTCGACACAGAGGGCTTATTCAGAATATCAGGCTCCCTTGTCCGCCTGAAAGCACTACGG gctAAAGTGGATTCAGGCGAAGAGTGCCTATCGACTGCTTTTCCCTGTGATGTAGCGGGCCTGGTGAAGCAGTTTTTTAGGGAACTGCCAGAGCCTGTGCTGCCCACTGAGCTGCAGGAGCCCTTACTCAAGGCACAGCAGCTCAGGACTGAAGAGGGGCGGAACTCTGCCACCATGCTTCTCTCCTCCCTGCTTCCTGACAGGAACCGAAGTGTGTTGAGGCACTTCTTCGACTTCCTTCAAAATGTATCCAAGAG GAGTGCAGaaaataagatggacaactaTAACCTGTCAGTCATTTTGGCTCCCAACCTCCTCCACTTTGGAGACGGTACAGAAAAGATGAAATCCAACACAGAGAAGCGCCTCAAACTGCAGACAGCTGCAGTTTGCTGTTTTATAGACTACGCCCACGACTTTG GTGATCTGCCACAGTTTATAGAAGAGAAAGTGTCAGCCATGATTGCCTGTGAGTCGGGGGTTCTATCCCCTGTGTACAATGAGCTTCAGGAGCTGGACCAAAACTCAGGGATGAGTAGGAGACACAGACGCAGTTTCGGAG TCTTTTCTTTTGCCACTCCTGTGACACCCACCTCCAAGCGAAGACTTCCTTTAGATTCCGGTCATTCTATTGGATTCTCAAACAAGAAACGTAGATCTGTCATGAAGAACCTCGGCAAGGACTTACTTCCCAATTCTTTGTTCAGCGGGGCCGCCACCCCTGGATCAG CTCACAGCGCCTCAGGGGTGTTGGATTCCTCCCAAAGTACCCTTCCCTCTGCAAGCCAGCCTCGAAGGCAGGCGTCGACCTCTGTAAGGAGTAAAACCAGGCGACATAGCAGCAGACCCGCTGTCAACAG AGTTGAATCAGGACGAGCAAGCTGCTTTTCTCCCAAAGTCAGCAACAAGGCAGCCCCGCAGAAGTCGCTGCTCCTGCGTTTCAGCCTGGGGAAGAGCCACAAAGACTCT GGGTCTGAGTCCACAGGCTGGCGACTTGCCACCCAGGAGAGCAACACCAGTTTTTGTTTCACCAAAGAGACCGTGTTCAGTCCTTCGGCTCGGCCCACAAAAGTAGACTCCAAGA GTTCCAAGTTCACGAGCAAGTCTGAAGACAACTTGCTGACCCCCAAAGGTGACACAGGTGTCTGCTGCACTTCATGGAGCGTGGAGGGCCCTGCAGGAGCACAGCTTTTTAGCATTGGCTCCTTCACAGATACGCCCATGAGCGTGCGTCTGAAGAGCAACTGTGGGTTGAATCCCGCCATAGTCTCGTCCAGACCTCTGACTAGTTCCAGCCTTCCCAGGAAGCTGTGTTGCGCTTCCAGTGCGAACAGCCTGGAAGGCGAGTCGTCCGTCTTGGAAGCCCTGAGCCGAAATGGAGCAGCACCAGTGAAGCTTGAGACCATCCTACCAGAATCTGCCGCTGAACTTTCTGCTCCACCACAGGAGTCGGACCAATCATCCGACAGTGTCCTGCTCCCACTGCCAAATACTCCTACAGCCGTCACGGCTCCTCACCAGCAACTGAACCTTACCTTTGACATAGCAACCTCATCACCTCTGCACATTGATAGTGTCATTTTAGAGTCTGTTGGAAGTTGTAGTCCAGCAGTGAGCGACGCTCAGGGCTTTTTCTGTGCCGCTGTAAGCCTCGGCAGCTCGGTGATGACAGGAAGTGACGACTCAGCGGAACAGATACACTGTAGCAGACTGATTGAGGCTCTAGACATTCAGAGTCCAGCCCACTTTAGACTTGGTGACTCTCCAGGACTGCAGTCCACCCCCCTTGCCGATGAACAGTGCGCAGATGACATGTGTACAACTGTCAGTGCAGGGCATCACCAGGACTTGTGTTTCGCTAAGGCCGGTGCAGAAAGTCCACACAATCTGTCCCACCACAAGTCCcgagtggcagaccacatacaacACTTCAACACTCTCCCCCTCCGGTCTCCCAAAGGCACCAGAGTCCAACAAATGAATCCTCCGCTCACGTTCAAGCGCACCCCAGTGCGCCAGGCGGTCCACAGGATCAACTCTCTTCTGGGAGCGAACAGGAGACCCACTCGTGATCTGAAGGTGACCACCAGTCAAGGCATGAAAGCAGAGAGTCATGAGAGCAGCCTGTCCCCTCACCCACAGCCTTTACCGCCCAAGGAGAAGATTCCACTTGTTGTGAACGGCACACGTCCCCTAAAGAAGCCACCCCCAGTGCCTCCTAAAAGGCGAAGCTCCTGGGCTGTTAAAGCCAAGGCTTTTGCTCTGGGCGACGTGACCAACAAGGTCCCACCCAAAACCAAAGTGAACTCTTCCATCTCGGATCCAGGAGTTCAGAAGATGGTTTTGCAGCAGCGAGCAGAGAAAGATGTGCAACATTACAGAGGCTCACCTAGAAACCCTCTCAACCAACCTCGACTGCTGTCAGCCACCAAGCCTGTAATGTTGTAG
- the LOC133646607 gene encoding rho GTPase-activating protein 11A-like isoform X1 encodes MMVEERSAIRRVVVQHLRSTYGIKTKIWNKNKALSCKSTATNSTKVFGVPLASLPYYDMACGCVPSFLVDACMKLQAHVDTEGLFRISGSLVRLKALRAKVDSGEECLSTAFPCDVAGLVKQFFRELPEPVLPTELQEPLLKAQQLRTEEGRNSATMLLSSLLPDRNRSVLRHFFDFLQNVSKRSAENKMDNYNLSVILAPNLLHFGDGTEKMKSNTEKRLKLQTAAVCCFIDYAHDFGDLPQFIEEKVSAMIACESGVLSPVYNELQELDQNSGMSRRHRRSFGVFSFATPVTPTSKRRLPLDSGHSIGFSNKKRRSVMKNLGKDLLPNSLFSGAATPGSAHSASGVLDSSQSTLPSASQPRRQASTSVRSKTRRHSSRPAVNRVESGRASCFSPKVSNKAAPQKSLLLRFSLGKSHKDSGSESTGWRLATQESNTSFCFTKETVFSPSARPTKVDSKIGSKFTSKSEDNLLTPKGDTGVCCTSWSVEGPAGAQLFSIGSFTDTPMSVRLKSNCGLNPAIVSSRPLTSSSLPRKLCCASSANSLEGESSVLEALSRNGAAPVKLETILPESAAELSAPPQESDQSSDSVLLPLPNTPTAVTAPHQQLNLTFDIATSSPLHIDSVILESVGSCSPAVSDAQGFFCAAVSLGSSVMTGSDDSAEQIHCSRLIEALDIQSPAHFRLGDSPGLQSTPLADEQCADDMCTTVSAGHHQDLCFAKAGAESPHNLSHHKSRVADHIQHFNTLPLRSPKGTRVQQMNPPLTFKRTPVRQAVHRINSLLGANRRPTRDLKVTTSQGMKAESHESSLSPHPQPLPPKEKIPLVVNGTRPLKKPPPVPPKRRSSWAVKAKAFALGDVTNKVPPKTKVNSSISDPGVQKMVLQQRAEKDVQHYRGSPRNPLNQPRLLSATKPVML; translated from the exons ATGATGGTCGAGGAGAGAAGTGCGATCCGACGAGTGGTTGTGCAACATCTGCGGTCAACATATGGAATCAAGACAAAGATCTGGAACAAAAACAAAGCTCTCAGTTGCAAGTCAACAGCCACAAACTCT ACAAAGGTATTTGGCGTACCTTTGGCAAGCTTGCCATATTACGACATGGCATGTGGGTGTGTGCCAAG CTTTCTGGTGGATGCATGCATGAAGTTACAAGCGCATGTCGACACAGAGGGCTTATTCAGAATATCAGGCTCCCTTGTCCGCCTGAAAGCACTACGG gctAAAGTGGATTCAGGCGAAGAGTGCCTATCGACTGCTTTTCCCTGTGATGTAGCGGGCCTGGTGAAGCAGTTTTTTAGGGAACTGCCAGAGCCTGTGCTGCCCACTGAGCTGCAGGAGCCCTTACTCAAGGCACAGCAGCTCAGGACTGAAGAGGGGCGGAACTCTGCCACCATGCTTCTCTCCTCCCTGCTTCCTGACAGGAACCGAAGTGTGTTGAGGCACTTCTTCGACTTCCTTCAAAATGTATCCAAGAG GAGTGCAGaaaataagatggacaactaTAACCTGTCAGTCATTTTGGCTCCCAACCTCCTCCACTTTGGAGACGGTACAGAAAAGATGAAATCCAACACAGAGAAGCGCCTCAAACTGCAGACAGCTGCAGTTTGCTGTTTTATAGACTACGCCCACGACTTTG GTGATCTGCCACAGTTTATAGAAGAGAAAGTGTCAGCCATGATTGCCTGTGAGTCGGGGGTTCTATCCCCTGTGTACAATGAGCTTCAGGAGCTGGACCAAAACTCAGGGATGAGTAGGAGACACAGACGCAGTTTCGGAG TCTTTTCTTTTGCCACTCCTGTGACACCCACCTCCAAGCGAAGACTTCCTTTAGATTCCGGTCATTCTATTGGATTCTCAAACAAGAAACGTAGATCTGTCATGAAGAACCTCGGCAAGGACTTACTTCCCAATTCTTTGTTCAGCGGGGCCGCCACCCCTGGATCAG CTCACAGCGCCTCAGGGGTGTTGGATTCCTCCCAAAGTACCCTTCCCTCTGCAAGCCAGCCTCGAAGGCAGGCGTCGACCTCTGTAAGGAGTAAAACCAGGCGACATAGCAGCAGACCCGCTGTCAACAG AGTTGAATCAGGACGAGCAAGCTGCTTTTCTCCCAAAGTCAGCAACAAGGCAGCCCCGCAGAAGTCGCTGCTCCTGCGTTTCAGCCTGGGGAAGAGCCACAAAGACTCT GGGTCTGAGTCCACAGGCTGGCGACTTGCCACCCAGGAGAGCAACACCAGTTTTTGTTTCACCAAAGAGACCGTGTTCAGTCCTTCGGCTCGGCCCACAAAAGTAGACTCCAAGA TAGGTTCCAAGTTCACGAGCAAGTCTGAAGACAACTTGCTGACCCCCAAAGGTGACACAGGTGTCTGCTGCACTTCATGGAGCGTGGAGGGCCCTGCAGGAGCACAGCTTTTTAGCATTGGCTCCTTCACAGATACGCCCATGAGCGTGCGTCTGAAGAGCAACTGTGGGTTGAATCCCGCCATAGTCTCGTCCAGACCTCTGACTAGTTCCAGCCTTCCCAGGAAGCTGTGTTGCGCTTCCAGTGCGAACAGCCTGGAAGGCGAGTCGTCCGTCTTGGAAGCCCTGAGCCGAAATGGAGCAGCACCAGTGAAGCTTGAGACCATCCTACCAGAATCTGCCGCTGAACTTTCTGCTCCACCACAGGAGTCGGACCAATCATCCGACAGTGTCCTGCTCCCACTGCCAAATACTCCTACAGCCGTCACGGCTCCTCACCAGCAACTGAACCTTACCTTTGACATAGCAACCTCATCACCTCTGCACATTGATAGTGTCATTTTAGAGTCTGTTGGAAGTTGTAGTCCAGCAGTGAGCGACGCTCAGGGCTTTTTCTGTGCCGCTGTAAGCCTCGGCAGCTCGGTGATGACAGGAAGTGACGACTCAGCGGAACAGATACACTGTAGCAGACTGATTGAGGCTCTAGACATTCAGAGTCCAGCCCACTTTAGACTTGGTGACTCTCCAGGACTGCAGTCCACCCCCCTTGCCGATGAACAGTGCGCAGATGACATGTGTACAACTGTCAGTGCAGGGCATCACCAGGACTTGTGTTTCGCTAAGGCCGGTGCAGAAAGTCCACACAATCTGTCCCACCACAAGTCCcgagtggcagaccacatacaacACTTCAACACTCTCCCCCTCCGGTCTCCCAAAGGCACCAGAGTCCAACAAATGAATCCTCCGCTCACGTTCAAGCGCACCCCAGTGCGCCAGGCGGTCCACAGGATCAACTCTCTTCTGGGAGCGAACAGGAGACCCACTCGTGATCTGAAGGTGACCACCAGTCAAGGCATGAAAGCAGAGAGTCATGAGAGCAGCCTGTCCCCTCACCCACAGCCTTTACCGCCCAAGGAGAAGATTCCACTTGTTGTGAACGGCACACGTCCCCTAAAGAAGCCACCCCCAGTGCCTCCTAAAAGGCGAAGCTCCTGGGCTGTTAAAGCCAAGGCTTTTGCTCTGGGCGACGTGACCAACAAGGTCCCACCCAAAACCAAAGTGAACTCTTCCATCTCGGATCCAGGAGTTCAGAAGATGGTTTTGCAGCAGCGAGCAGAGAAAGATGTGCAACATTACAGAGGCTCACCTAGAAACCCTCTCAACCAACCTCGACTGCTGTCAGCCACCAAGCCTGTAATGTTGTAG